One genomic window of Cygnus atratus isolate AKBS03 ecotype Queensland, Australia chromosome 16, CAtr_DNAZoo_HiC_assembly, whole genome shotgun sequence includes the following:
- the ZFP64 gene encoding zinc finger protein 64, with protein MNPGGGAGAAPAFPGPVQFPGGTTVLVELTPDIHICGICKQQFNNLDAFVAHKQSGCQLTSAAAGATSTVQFVSEETVPSTQAQTTARTITSETQTITVSAPEFVFEHGYQTYLPSESSEPPTAAIVSTPPKARSRKSTSSLTQKKLNCCYPGCQFKTSYGMKDMERHLRTHTGDKPHKCDVCNKCFSRKDKLKMHMRSHTGVKPYKCKHCDYAAADSSSLNKHQRIHSNERPFKCQICPYASRNSSQLTVHLRSHTGDAPFQCQMCPAKFKINSDLKRHMRVHSGEKPYKCEFCEVRCAMKGNLKSHIRIKHSMENTLKCPECEFQCGNKTSLRHHIRTHQPEQPVKCSECNYSCSNKAALKVHERIHCKDRPFKCEFCSFDTKQRSNLTTHVRKAHGDKVKTKKQTVEKKEGDRPKQGGSRQVAKLDAKKAFKCDLCDASFVREDSLRSHKKQHSMYSGSKNNELAVLQLQMDPSRQTSAPITVSHLQVPIQAAQASPYNEGRVKIIVGHQVPQSNSIVQAASVNVVPPTLVSQNQEDLSGNSRLQLLGQVSLLAPPPPPISQSEAVPVAQPAVLLTTHDQTDGTALHQTLIPAAPVSSHEASANQAFITSSGISCSDLEGLNALIQEGATEVTVVSDGGQSITVSTSAPPPPIFSSSHTEAPKQTYSIIQSGPHTALLCPADSIPD; from the exons ATGAaccccggcggcggggcgggggcggcgccgGCGTTCCCGGGCCCCGTGCAGT TTCCAGGAGGCACCACGGTGCTGGTGGAGCTCACCCCGGACATCCACATCTGTGGCATCTGCAAGCAGCAGTTCAACAACCTCGATGCCTTCGTTGCGCACAAGCAGAGCGGTTGCCAGCTCACGAGTGCGGCAGCTGGGGCCACCAGCACGGTCCAGTTTGTGTCAGAGGAAACGGTGCCCTCGACACAGGCACAAACCACGGCCAGGACCATCACCTCGGAGACCCAAACCATCACAG TTTCTGCACCAGAGTTTGTTTTTGAGCATGGCTATCAAACATACCTGCCTAGCGAGAGCAGTGAGCCTCCAACTGCTGCTATTGTCTCTACACCACCAAAAGCACGTTCAAGAAAATCGACTTCCTCGCTTACACAGAAGAAACTAAACTGTTGCTATCCAG GTTGCCAGTTCAAGACTTCCTATGGTATGAAGGATATGGAACGTCATCTGCGAACCCACACAG gagaCAAGCCCCATAAATGTGATGTTTGTAACAAATGTTTTAGTCGCAAAGATAAACTGAAGATGCACATGCGGTCCCATACTGGCGTGAAGCCTTACAAATGTAAACACTGTGACTATgcagctgctgacagcagcagtctCAACAAGCACCAGCGCATTCACTCCAATGAGCGTCCTTTTAAATGCCAAATCTGTCCTTATGCAAGCCGCAACTCTAGCCAGCTAACTGTGCACCTCAGATCCCACACAG GAGATGCTCCTTTCCAGTGTCAGATGTGTCCTGCTAAATTTAAAATCAACTCGGACTTGAAGAGGCACATGCGTGTGCATTCTGGTGAGAAACCTTACAAATGTGAGTTCTGTGAGGTCCGGTGCGCCATGAAAGGAAACTTGAAATCACACATTCGTATCAAACACAGTATGGAAAATACTCTGAAGTGTCCAGAGTGTGAGTTTCAGtgtggaaacaaaacaagcctTCGACACCACATAAGAACTCATCAGCCTGAGCAGCCAGTGAAGTGCTCGGAGTGCAACTACTCTTGTTCCAACAAGGCAGCTCTGAAAGTGCATGAGCGAATTCACTGCAAAGATCGTCCTTTCAAATGTGAATTCTGCAGCTTCGATACCAAGCAGCGGAGCAACCTGACTACTCATGTGAGGAAAGCTCATGGAGACAAAGTCAAGACCAAGAAGCAAACTgtggagaagaaggaaggagataGGCCAAAGCAAGGTGGCTCCAGGCAAGTTGCCAAATTAGATGCCAAGAAGGCATTTAAGTGTGATTTGTGTGATGCTTCCTTTGTCCGAGAAGATTCTCTTAGGAGTCATAAGAAGCAGCACAGTATGTACAGTGGATCTAAAAATAATGAACTGGCTGTTCTGCAGCTCCAGATGGATCCCAGTCGACAGACCAGTGCCCCGATTACTGTCAGTCACCTCCAGGTCCCAATTCAGGCTGCTCAGGCTTCTCCATACAATGAGGGAAGGGTCAAGATCATTGTGGGTCACCAGGTTCCTCAGAGTAACAGCATAGTTCAGGCTGCATCAGTGAATGTTGTGCCCCCCACACTAGTTAGCCAGAACCAGGAAGATCTCTCAGGCAACAGCCGCTTGCAGCTGCTGGGCCAAGTCAGTTTGCTGGCACCACCTCCACCTCCAATATCACAAAGCGAAGCAGTGCCTGTGGCACAACCAGCAGTTCTTCTAACAACCCATGATCAAACTGATGGAACTGCTTTACACCAAACTCTGATTCCTGCTGCACCTGTCAGCAGTCATGAGGCTTCAGCAAACCAAGCTTTCATCACCAGCTCTGGAATCAGCTGCTCTGACTTAGAAGGCCTTAATGCTTTGATACAAGAAGGAGCAACAGAAGTGACTGTGGTTAGTGATGGAGGTCAGAGTATCACGGTGTCCACTTCAGCTCCCCCTCCTCCTATCTTCTCATCTTCTCACACAGAAGCCCCTAAGCAGACCTACTCCATCATTCAAAGTGGACCACACACAGCTTTGCTGTGTCCAGCAGACTCAATACCAGATTAG